In Anticarsia gemmatalis isolate Benzon Research Colony breed Stoneville strain chromosome 5, ilAntGemm2 primary, whole genome shotgun sequence, the following are encoded in one genomic region:
- the LOC142973412 gene encoding uncharacterized protein LOC142973412, with product MLAVKLLVVVLCVAMYSAEDLYVGTTANNVMAFSETVKLSSIPLTTRTKNVFYNSNNATRIIKGIAAVDIDKSKARATITSGGVGSSYVNIKLKSNRGDGLNYLVQIFV from the exons atgttggCTGTAAAATTACTAGTGGTTGTTTTGTGTGTGGCCATGTATAGTGCCGAAGATTTGTATGTTGGCACCACTGCGAACAATGTAATGGCTTTTTCTGAGACCGTTAAGTTGTCGTCCATACCCTTGACTACGAGGACAAAGAACGTGTTTTATAATTCGAATAATGCTACTAGGATTATTAAG GGTATAGCAGCGGTAGACATCGACAAGTCCAAAGCTCGTGCGACCATTACTTCAGGAGGCGTCGGCTCATCATACGTGAACATCAAACTGAAGAGCAACCGGGGTGACGGACTTAACTATTTAGTGCAGATATTTGTATAA